TAAGCTTTCAAATACTTTTTCGTCAATACAGTAGCAAATTGAGTTTCCCTCAATATTTCCTTTGATAAGACCTGCATTTTTCAGTTCTTTCAGATGTTGAGAGACTGTAGGTTGTGCCAGGGGTAGTTCATTAACGATATCACCACAAATACATTCGTTTACTTTAAGCAGGTATTCAATAATTGCAATTCTGGCAGGATGGCCTAATGCTTTCGCAATAAGTGCCATCCTATTTTGTTCTTCTGTAAAAAAGTCTGTTTTTGTAGCTCCCATAATTCAAAAGTATATCGCAATATTACGATAATAAATTATCATCACAAAATTTGAATTAAAAAATCTATACATTCTTCAAAAAATAAAATATGTCATTTAAAATGCTTCTTCTGATAATTCTTTATTCACAACAGCTCCAGCTAAATTCCCTTGTGCTATAGCATTGGCTACAGACCTCATCATGGTTACATTATCTCCGCAGGCAAAAACTCCGGGAATAGTTGTTTTCTGCATGGGATCAACTTTAATAAATCCTTGTTCTGTCAGCTCGCAGCCTAAACTTTCTGTGATATTGAAATTTTGCTCAAAAGGTCTTTTTGCATACAATGCTTTTAACAAAGCAGAACTTCCATTTTTAAAGATAATTTTTTGAATGAAGCCGCTCTCATGTTCAATCCTATCAATTTCTTCTTCATTCAGATTAATCTTGTTTTGCTTTAATTTTTCAATCTGTTCTTGAGTAAGGGTAGATTTTCCATTAGTAAACAAAGTGAGATTTTTCGTCATATTAAAGATGAGCTTTGAAAAGTCATATGCCATATCACCATTGGAAAGAATTCCTGTTACTTCGTTTCTTACTTCATAGCCATGACAGTATGGGCAATGCAATACGGATATTCCCCAGCATTCTTCAAATCCGGGAATATTAGGCATAATATCTTTTACTCCGGAAGCCAGAATAATTTTTTTAGCGTAAAATCTTTCATTGGATAGTGTTTCAATCTCAAAGCCATTATTATTCTTTAATATCTGTGTAGCAATTCCTTCATGAAACTGCACTGTAGTGTATTTTTCAACATCTTTCCTCGCCAAACTACTAATTTCTTTTGGGGTATTTCCATCGTGGGTAATAAAGTTATGCGAATGTGGAGTCTGTCTGTTACAAGGTTTTCCGCTATCTATGATTAAAACATTTCTTAAAGATCTGCCTAAAGCCATTGCTGCAGATAACCCGGCATAGCTTCCTCCTATTATAATGACATCAAAGTTTTTATTTTGCATCGTTTAATTATTTGATGTTTGCAAAGTTAAAACAAATCTAATTAACGCAACCGTGTTGCGATTTGTTTTTTCAATAATCTTTATATGAAAAAGGCTGATTTTATCTTTCGTACTCTTTTTTATCTTCATCAATTTCATCCTGAATTCTCTTCCTTATGTCTGTTTTTGCTCCTTCAAAACTAAAAATCAGGGTTCCTTTCTCTCGGGCAAAAGGATTTGTTATAGAACCTGTAAGCCGGGAATGTTGAAAGTAGGGTCCGGTTTCTTTAAGTTCATCTTCATTTTCTGAATATTCTTTAACCCGAATAAGGTTTTCATATTTTTTACTTAAATCAAACCAATTGATATAATCAGCATTGAAAGACACTGCCCACACTCCTTTTTGAGAATAATAGTTAATGGCTCCGGCCTGACCATAGTTATCACACAAAACCAAAGTATGTCCAGATTGAGATAATCTGGAATATTCTCTATCTACTTTTTGAGCTAACTCTTTCCAGCCCTGCATATCGGCAAAATCCTGTGGTAAGGAATGTTCTTTTCCATCTTCCCAGCGAAGCAATCCTAATTTCCTGTACTCTTCCTGATGATTTATAATATACTCCGGACTTTTATTGGGAAAGGCAACATTATATAGAGGAAGAAATAGTAACACGGGAATGAATATACAAACCGGCTTTAGAAATCTCCGCCATCCATTCTCCAGAAAGTAAGCCAGAAAAACGGAACCAAATGCTATATAAACCGGATACAATCCTATAGCATAATAATCTTTTGCCTTAAAGAATAAGAACAATGCTATGGTAATAATATAACTCCAGAAAAATAATCTGAATTTCTCGAAAGGTTTGTACAATAGCAATGAACCCCAGCCTGCAATAACAACAACAATAGATCCAATAAAGAATAAAATCTGGGATTTGAGAAAATCAATTCTGTTTACATTCACCAGCTGTCTTTCCGATAATTCTTTCATATGATGGATGACAGGAAATTTGTTTTGATACTGCCAGAGAAGATTAGGGAAAATAATGACTAATGCTAAAAGTCCTGCCCAATAAAGATGGGGTTGTGTAAAGATTTTCCTTTGTCTGGTAAGTAATAAAGCAGGGATAAGTCCTAAGACTGAAAAAGCAATGTTGTATTTATTTAAAAACCCAATTCCGAAAGCTATTGCTCCAATGTAAAGCCATTTTACTTTTTCTGAATTAATATATTTTATCAGCGAATAATAAAGAAACGTCCACAAAAGAATCTCCAGAGATGTTGGCTGAAACAGCATATTTACACGAAGAAGAACTGACAATAAAATTCCCAGAGAGGCAAGAACTTTTGCAAAAAGATTACCATTGAGTTCTTCAATGGTTTTCCAGACAACTGCTATTGTTAATGCCCCAAACAATGCCGGAAAAAATTTTACCCAAAATACAGAATTGCCTAATATTTTAATCAACCAGGCAAATAGTGAGTTCACTGGTGGAACAGAATGATATCCCCAAGCGAGATGATTCGCCTGATCCAGATGCAGATATTCATCCCTGTGCAATTCATACTCCGCATTTGTTAATGAATATTGGAGAACAAATTTTACGATAATAAAGAGAAACAGAATAAGATAGCTTTTCTTCATAGTTATATTTTGATATTAAAAGTAAGACATTTTGAAATTCCTGTTTATTACATCTCACCATATTTTTGTTAAACCATTTTTACCAGACCATCGATTTTCCAGGTTACCAATAAGATGGATTTCTGCATTTTTCAAATAAAAATCCCGAAGAAAAATTTCTTCGGGATCTAACAGTTAAATAGTTTATAATATCAGTTTATTATTTTGCTTTCGATTTTTCTTTTAATTCTTCTTTGTCTTTATCAGAAGGGTTCCAAACTTTTACTTCAGAATCTTTTGTAATATTTGATCCCGGAAGAACCTGAACATTAATACCATCGCTGGCACCCAATTTCACGTATACTTTCTTGAATTTCCCATCTTTTTGTTTTACCTCTATAAATGGAACATCTTTCCCTTGTTTCTTTTCATACTGAACTAAGGACTCGTCCAGTAATAAGGCATTCTTTTGAGAGCTTAATACGATTTCTCCGTTTGCTGAGAAACCAGCTCTGATATATTCGTTGTTAGGATTATCTACGTTTCCTTCTACAGGGAATTTAATGGTTCCTGCATTATCTTTTCCTTTAGGAGCAATCATTGTCAGCTTTCCTGGGAATGTTTTGTTTTGTAATGCACCAATCACAATATTCATGTCCATACCCTGGCTTAATTTTCCGGCCTGAGCTTCATCAATTTCTCCTTTAAAGATCAAAGAGTTCAGATCCGCTACAGAACAAATGGTTGTTCCTGCATTGAAGTTATTGGCCTCAATTACCTGGCTACCTACTTTTACAGGTACCTCAAGAACAGTTCCTGAAGCCTTGGAACGAATTTGTGTCGTTGCCAAACCTTGCCCCTGCAGTTCAGGTGTTGCACCTGTCTTAGCAATCTGTAATCTTTTCTGAGCTGTATTTAATTGTTGTTGAGCATTCTTAAGAGATTGCTGCTGAGAATATAACTGCTGCTGAGAGTTAAGATATTCCTGTCTGGAAGCTACTCCTTGTTTAAAAAGCTTATCCTGCATTTCAAACTGCTTTTGCATATTCGCAACATTTAGCTGCGAATTATTGATCTGAAGCTGAGCGTTCTGAACTTCTTGCTGAGCAGCATTCACTTCAGAGATACTTGGTACAATTCTGATGGTAGCAATAAGCTGACCTACTTCTACCTTATCTCCTTCTTTCACTAAGATCTTATCAATAATCCCTGTAATATTGGGTTTAATTTCAATTTCTTCTTTTGGAACAATTTTTCCAGTAGCCATTACTTTATCATCCATGTTCTGAACGCTAGGTTTACGGGTAAGGAAGGATTCGCTTTCTTTAGAATTTGATTTTACTAGATAGCCAATCCCTGAGAACAATGCCACTGCAAATAAAAGCCCCAACACTATATAAATGGCTTTTTTCCAAGTGAATTTCTTTTTCATATGTATAGTTTATTTTTTATTAAAGATTGAATGATTTAAAAATGACAAGATTATTCTGTTCTTAATGCTTCAATCGGCTTAATCTTCACAGCCCTTTGTGCCGGAATCATACCGATAATTAATCCTAAAACCACCATAACAGCCATTGCGGCGAACACATTCCCATAGTTTACTGTAGGGTTATAGAAAGGAAATGCATCCTGCCCCTGCGTCACGGCATTCAGGATCATCAGTACAAAGACGCCAAAGAGGAATCCCAATAATCCCGAGGAGAGTGTAATGACAACACTTTCCAGCAATATTTGATTTCTTACTTCTGCAGGTTTTGCTCCTAGCGCTCTTCTGATCCCAATTTCCTTGGTTCTTTCTTTCACGGTAATCAGTAGGATATTTGAAATAGCAATAACACCGGCAAGGATCGTCAGCGTTCCAACAATAATGGTCAAAAGCTGCATTCCCGTAAGGAAACCTGTAAGTTTTTTGAACTCCTTCCCTAGGTTAAAGCTTCCAAACGCATTGGTATCTTCTGGAGACACTTTATTTTTAGCTTTCAATACCTGCTTTACATCTTCTTCTACTGCATTAACGTTGGCATTGGGTTTACTTACAATGGCAAACATGTCTATCTGATCTCCGGCATTATACATTTTAGTATACGTGGAAAGTGGAATAAAGGCTGTCTGGTCATTCTCAAAACCACCTCCTTTTTTCACTCTGAAAACACCAATTACATTGAAGAAAAGTCCTTTTATATTAACAGATTTCCCGATTGGGTTTTCTTTTTTCTTGGAATCGAAAAAGTTCTTATAAATTTCTTCTCCAATTACTACTACATTTTTATTTCCGGAAACATCTGCATCATTGATATAGCGTCCGAAAATAAGTTTCTTTTCTGAAATTTTGTTTCCTACAGAGTAATCTCCTGTAAGAGAATAGGTAGCACTTTTACCGTTTCTGGACATAGATTCTCCAGGGGTTCCTGTAAAGCTTCCTCTTGCATTCTGAGGAGAAATATAATCTACGGCTGTCACTTTTCTTTTCAGCATTTCCATATCGGATAAATTCAAGTGAACCTCTCTTCCCTTAGGAAATCCTTCGTAAGGAATAGAGGTTTTCTGCGCCCACAGGAAAATGGAATTGGTAGCAAAACCTGAAAATAATTTATCAAAACCATTCTCCATTCCTTTTGCTGCCCCAAGAAGGCTCACATACAAAAACATCCCCCATCCTACTCCAATCATGGTAAGAAATGTACGAAGCTTATTATTCCTCAATGAATAATAAATCTCCTGCCAAGTATCTATTTTAAATATGATATTCACCTTTTTGAATTATAAATTATAAACTGTGAGTTATGAATTACTCATTTAATTTTTCTTATTTCAGAGCTTTTTACCTTTTATGGTTTCAAAAAATATTACTCTGTTCTTAATGCTTCAATTGGTTTAATCCTTGACGCTCTGTATGCCGGAACAAATCCTGCGATTAATCCAGAAAAGACCAATGCAATAAATGCCATCAGGATCGTTGCCCATCCTACACTTGGACTTTTGATGAAAAATTCTTCCAGGCTGTCACCAATAAGGCTTAGGGTTAAAACCCCTACTCCAACTCCTACAAGTCCGGAGACTACTGTAATGACAACACTTTCCTGAACAATTAAAGCAACAATTCCTTTTGGTTTTGCGCCAATGGCTTTTCGTACTCCTATTTCCTTAGTTCTTTCTTTTACGATATATACCATGATATTACTGATTCCGATGATCCCTGCTAAAAGAGTTCCCATACCAATAAATCCAACAATAGCTGTAAGAACCGCCATAAAGGTGAATGTATCATTCATGTTTTTGGCATTATTCCAAATACGGACACCATTTTCATCGTCAGGAGAAACATTTTTTCTCGATTTCAATTTATCTTTTAGTTCATCTCCATACTTAATTGCTTCCTGTGGGGTAAGCTTGTCACTATAGGAAATGTAGGCTATATTTACAGTGTCAGACCCTTTTTTCATTTGCTGCAAGGTCGTTATAGGAACGGTAATATGTCTTTCATCCCAGTCTCCACCGTCATCTGAAAATACTCCAATGATTTTAAACATTGTTCCATTGATATCCAGATCTTTTCCTATGGGGCTT
This genomic interval from Chryseobacterium joostei contains the following:
- a CDS encoding ArsR/SmtB family transcription factor, with product MGATKTDFFTEEQNRMALIAKALGHPARIAIIEYLLKVNECICGDIVNELPLAQPTVSQHLKELKNAGLIKGNIEGNSICYCIDEKVFESLNLYFSNIISTVKKQNCC
- a CDS encoding NAD(P)/FAD-dependent oxidoreductase, whose product is MQNKNFDVIIIGGSYAGLSAAMALGRSLRNVLIIDSGKPCNRQTPHSHNFITHDGNTPKEISSLARKDVEKYTTVQFHEGIATQILKNNNGFEIETLSNERFYAKKIILASGVKDIMPNIPGFEECWGISVLHCPYCHGYEVRNEVTGILSNGDMAYDFSKLIFNMTKNLTLFTNGKSTLTQEQIEKLKQNKINLNEEEIDRIEHESGFIQKIIFKNGSSALLKALYAKRPFEQNFNITESLGCELTEQGFIKVDPMQKTTIPGVFACGDNVTMMRSVANAIAQGNLAGAVVNKELSEEAF
- a CDS encoding glycosyltransferase family 39 protein, coding for MKKSYLILFLFIIVKFVLQYSLTNAEYELHRDEYLHLDQANHLAWGYHSVPPVNSLFAWLIKILGNSVFWVKFFPALFGALTIAVVWKTIEELNGNLFAKVLASLGILLSVLLRVNMLFQPTSLEILLWTFLYYSLIKYINSEKVKWLYIGAIAFGIGFLNKYNIAFSVLGLIPALLLTRQRKIFTQPHLYWAGLLALVIIFPNLLWQYQNKFPVIHHMKELSERQLVNVNRIDFLKSQILFFIGSIVVVIAGWGSLLLYKPFEKFRLFFWSYIITIALFLFFKAKDYYAIGLYPVYIAFGSVFLAYFLENGWRRFLKPVCIFIPVLLFLPLYNVAFPNKSPEYIINHQEEYRKLGLLRWEDGKEHSLPQDFADMQGWKELAQKVDREYSRLSQSGHTLVLCDNYGQAGAINYYSQKGVWAVSFNADYINWFDLSKKYENLIRVKEYSENEDELKETGPYFQHSRLTGSITNPFAREKGTLIFSFEGAKTDIRKRIQDEIDEDKKEYER
- a CDS encoding efflux RND transporter periplasmic adaptor subunit codes for the protein MKKKFTWKKAIYIVLGLLFAVALFSGIGYLVKSNSKESESFLTRKPSVQNMDDKVMATGKIVPKEEIEIKPNITGIIDKILVKEGDKVEVGQLIATIRIVPSISEVNAAQQEVQNAQLQINNSQLNVANMQKQFEMQDKLFKQGVASRQEYLNSQQQLYSQQQSLKNAQQQLNTAQKRLQIAKTGATPELQGQGLATTQIRSKASGTVLEVPVKVGSQVIEANNFNAGTTICSVADLNSLIFKGEIDEAQAGKLSQGMDMNIVIGALQNKTFPGKLTMIAPKGKDNAGTIKFPVEGNVDNPNNEYIRAGFSANGEIVLSSQKNALLLDESLVQYEKKQGKDVPFIEVKQKDGKFKKVYVKLGASDGINVQVLPGSNITKDSEVKVWNPSDKDKEELKEKSKAK
- a CDS encoding ABC transporter permease, coding for MNIIFKIDTWQEIYYSLRNNKLRTFLTMIGVGWGMFLYVSLLGAAKGMENGFDKLFSGFATNSIFLWAQKTSIPYEGFPKGREVHLNLSDMEMLKRKVTAVDYISPQNARGSFTGTPGESMSRNGKSATYSLTGDYSVGNKISEKKLIFGRYINDADVSGNKNVVVIGEEIYKNFFDSKKKENPIGKSVNIKGLFFNVIGVFRVKKGGGFENDQTAFIPLSTYTKMYNAGDQIDMFAIVSKPNANVNAVEEDVKQVLKAKNKVSPEDTNAFGSFNLGKEFKKLTGFLTGMQLLTIIVGTLTILAGVIAISNILLITVKERTKEIGIRRALGAKPAEVRNQILLESVVITLSSGLLGFLFGVFVLMILNAVTQGQDAFPFYNPTVNYGNVFAAMAVMVVLGLIIGMIPAQRAVKIKPIEALRTE
- a CDS encoding ABC transporter permease, translating into MFDLDRWQEIFSSIRSNVLRTVLSGFTVALGLFIFIVLFGIGKGLQNAFSEGFSGDAKNLITISTGKTTLAYKGLQSERNVTMNNDDYDFLINAEKKNVGASSPRYNASLMVKYGKESGIYQIHGAEPGEQVIENRKMIDGRYITPRDLNGKQNVAVIGRMVQRDLIKNGSPIGKDLDINGTMFKIIGVFSDDGGDWDERHITVPITTLQQMKKGSDTVNIAYISYSDKLTPQEAIKYGDELKDKLKSRKNVSPDDENGVRIWNNAKNMNDTFTFMAVLTAIVGFIGMGTLLAGIIGISNIMVYIVKERTKEIGVRKAIGAKPKGIVALIVQESVVITVVSGLVGVGVGVLTLSLIGDSLEEFFIKSPSVGWATILMAFIALVFSGLIAGFVPAYRASRIKPIEALRTE